In Runella sp. SP2, the genomic window CAACACCAGCGACAAGTCGCGGCGTACTTCGGGATATTTTGAAACCTCTGTAAAGCGAACTTTGTCTTGGTATTGTTTCAACAAATACGCCCAGTCGAAGTCAGCATAAAACACAGGCTGCTTGATGTCGAGCATTTTGGTGTGTTTGCCTTTTACTTGTCCAAAGCTCACCACTGCTTTTTTCTTTACGGTATAAGTAAGGCCGTATTCAAAAACCGTTTTATCCTGAATCTCTTGTTTTTCAACTCCTTGCACTCGGAAAGCGCTGAGCACCAAATGTACCATAGAGGCTAAATCGTGGAACGCCAGCTTTTGGTCTTTAGCGACCCAACTTTCTGCTTGTTGGTGTCCTGCCATCAACAACACAAGGTGGGCAACGTCTTTGTATTTGCCTTCTACTTTGTGGTAGGTTTTTCCAAATTCACAAATCTTAAGGTCGCGCTGACGGCGGTTGAGGTTGTAGGCCAACGTCTCTAACCCTGAGAATAACATTGTCTGACGCATCACCGACAAATCTTCGCTCAATGGGTTGAGCATGACCACATCTTCCCCAACCAAACTTGCCCGCACGGCTTCGTTGTAGGCTGGTTTGGTGAGCGAATTGGTCATGGTTTCGTTGAAGCCATTTCCTGCTAAGATATTGGCAATGCGTAATTTTTGTTTGTCGGGATCCACCAACGGGAAGCCCGAGAGGAAGTTGGCCGACAAGTGTTCCGACAACTCGATGTTATCGAACCCATAAATCCGCAAAATTTCTTCCACAATGTCTGCCTCACGTGTCACATCAACGCGGTAAGGCGCTACCGATGCCAAGAAACCTTCGGGCGTTTCGTTTTGGATTTCGATGTCGAGGCTTGTCAAAATCTGCTTAATCAAGTCGCGATCAAGCGATTTTCCAATCAAGCGGTCAATGTTGCGGTATTTTACGGCTACCTCGTGGTTCGGAATCGGGTTAGGATAAATATCCACCACTTCCGACGCAATGTGTCCACCTGCTACTTCCAGTATCAGCAATGCCGCCCGTTTGAGGGCATAAATGGGCATGTTAGGGTCGGTTCCACGCTCAAAACGGAAAGACGCATCGGTTTTGAGGGTATGGAAAGTACCCGTTTTACGAATCGACGCTGGAGAAAAATAAGCAGATTCTAAGAAAATCGCGGTTGTATTTTCGGTCACCCCTGACTTGGTTCCCCCAAAAACACCACCGATACACATGGGTTCTTCGGCGTTGCAAATCATCAAGTCACGCTCAGACAGCTTGCGTTCTATGCCGTCGAGGGTCACAAAAGGAGTTCCTTCGGGTAGATTTTTCACGATGACTTTATTGCCCGTGATTTTCGACGCATCAAAGGCGTGTAGTGGCTGTCCTAATTCGTGGCAAATGAAGTTGGTGATGTCCACGATGTTGTTAATCGAACGTACGCCCACCGCTTGCAACTTTTCTTTGAGCCACTCGGGCGACTCACCCACGGTCAATCCTGCCAAGCAAACACCCGCATAACGTGGCGCAGCTTCGGTATTTTCGACGGTTACTTCAATGGGTGACGGAAGATTGGTAATGGGCAACTGGTCGAATGCTTCCACCGATGGTTTGGTTAACTCACGTCCCCAAACAGCTTTCAAGTCGCGAGCAACACCAAGGTGCGACGCCGCGTCGGCACGGTTAGGAGTGAGACCAATTTCAATCACGTAGTCGGGCAATACGCCAAAATACTGCGCAGCAGGAGTTCCGTTGGGCAAATCGGTGTCTAGCACCATGATACCCGCGTGAGAATGACCGATACCGATTTCGTCTTCGGCACAAATCATCCCTTCCGACGGCTGGCCGTAAACTTTACGTTTTCCAATCGTAAACGGCTCGCCTTCGGTAGGATAAATGGTTGCCCCGACGGTAGCGACAATCACTTTTTGTCCCGCCGCCACGTTGGCAGCTCCGCAGACAATCGTGCTTGGTTCGCCTGCGCCAGTATCAACGGTGGTGAGGTGTAATGTTTTTTCTTTGACAGTAAACGGCTCGCAGGTGAGAACTTCTCCTACCACGATTCCTTCCAATCCGCCTTTGACACGTTCGACGGGGTCGATTCCTTCTACTTCCAAGCCCGTTGCGGTCAATAATTTACCAACTTCTTCGGGAGACTCCTGAATATCAATGAGTTGTTTAAGCCAATTGTAAGAAATTTTCATAGATTACCCAGCCCCCTGCCCCAATGGGAAGCTCTTTTATGGTACGTACAAATCCCCCTTTGGGGTGAGGGGCTTTATTTGTAACGCAAAATTAGGGGTTTTTAGGGAAATTTATGACTTTATAAAGTGGGTTGTT contains:
- the pheT gene encoding phenylalanine--tRNA ligase subunit beta, giving the protein MKISYNWLKQLIDIQESPEEVGKLLTATGLEVEGIDPVERVKGGLEGIVVGEVLTCEPFTVKEKTLHLTTVDTGAGEPSTIVCGAANVAAGQKVIVATVGATIYPTEGEPFTIGKRKVYGQPSEGMICAEDEIGIGHSHAGIMVLDTDLPNGTPAAQYFGVLPDYVIEIGLTPNRADAASHLGVARDLKAVWGRELTKPSVEAFDQLPITNLPSPIEVTVENTEAAPRYAGVCLAGLTVGESPEWLKEKLQAVGVRSINNIVDITNFICHELGQPLHAFDASKITGNKVIVKNLPEGTPFVTLDGIERKLSERDLMICNAEEPMCIGGVFGGTKSGVTENTTAIFLESAYFSPASIRKTGTFHTLKTDASFRFERGTDPNMPIYALKRAALLILEVAGGHIASEVVDIYPNPIPNHEVAVKYRNIDRLIGKSLDRDLIKQILTSLDIEIQNETPEGFLASVAPYRVDVTREADIVEEILRIYGFDNIELSEHLSANFLSGFPLVDPDKQKLRIANILAGNGFNETMTNSLTKPAYNEAVRASLVGEDVVMLNPLSEDLSVMRQTMLFSGLETLAYNLNRRQRDLKICEFGKTYHKVEGKYKDVAHLVLLMAGHQQAESWVAKDQKLAFHDLASMVHLVLSAFRVQGVEKQEIQDKTVFEYGLTYTVKKKAVVSFGQVKGKHTKMLDIKQPVFYADFDWAYLLKQYQDKVRFTEVSKYPEVRRDLSLVLDKTVSFEQIRQLAQKYERNLLTNVNVFDVYEGENIGADKKSYSVSFTLQDTEQTLTDKVIDKTMQKLMMAFEKELGAVIRK